The Natrinema salifodinae genome includes a window with the following:
- a CDS encoding cobyric acid synthase — translation MTRTLLVAGTASHVGKSTVAAGLCRLLADRGVDVAPFKGQNMSNNARVVVRPESDSNDDRARAADGADSTDGTDDTNDRWGEIGVSQFVQARAARTTPTTDCNPVLLKPRGDGESQLVLQGQAHEHVPAGTYYEEYWDRARAAAEESYRRLAADNDVIVAEGAGSIGEINLHDRDLANVETAQFADADILLLVDIERGGAFASLYGTIELAPDAVRERIVGAAITKFRGDPTLLESGIEEIESRTGVQILGVLPYDDPGLPEEDSVGLPGTEEQGVVGDDDGVPDDRRVRIAVPRLPRISNATDLEALAAEPGASVVYVPVDGDAGDGRTADPLDGVDADAVVLPGTKNTVDDLLALRAAGFADALAAFDGPIVGVCGGYQLLGERITNAALEGTGDDDVVEGLDLLPVETRFEGDKRLEQTTVPVDGSASPLLAGADGTASGYEIHAGRTRALADVTRPLGESSAARGEVLGTYLHGLFDNESVRTAFLDHVAATAGVDRPSQADADEPSSPGTAEAATATITDTGPPATPADRAARLVREHVDLAALGEPFDRVQEQ, via the coding sequence ATGACCAGAACGCTTCTCGTCGCCGGAACCGCGAGCCACGTCGGCAAGTCGACGGTCGCGGCCGGCCTCTGTCGGCTGCTCGCCGACCGTGGGGTCGACGTCGCGCCGTTCAAGGGCCAGAACATGAGCAACAACGCCCGCGTCGTCGTTCGACCGGAGAGCGATTCGAACGACGACCGCGCTCGCGCCGCCGACGGCGCCGACAGCACCGACGGCACGGACGACACCAATGATCGGTGGGGCGAAATCGGTGTCTCCCAGTTCGTCCAGGCCCGCGCGGCCCGGACGACGCCGACGACCGATTGCAACCCGGTGTTGCTCAAACCCCGCGGCGACGGGGAGAGCCAACTGGTCCTCCAGGGCCAGGCGCACGAACACGTCCCCGCCGGGACCTACTACGAGGAGTACTGGGACCGGGCGCGCGCGGCCGCCGAGGAATCCTACCGACGCCTGGCGGCCGACAACGACGTGATCGTCGCCGAGGGCGCGGGGAGTATCGGCGAGATCAACCTGCACGACCGGGACCTGGCGAACGTCGAGACCGCTCAGTTCGCGGACGCCGACATCCTCCTGCTTGTCGACATCGAACGCGGCGGCGCGTTCGCCAGCCTCTACGGGACGATCGAACTCGCGCCCGACGCCGTCCGCGAGCGCATCGTCGGCGCGGCCATCACCAAGTTCCGGGGCGATCCGACGCTGCTCGAGTCCGGTATCGAGGAGATCGAATCCCGTACCGGCGTGCAGATCCTTGGCGTCCTTCCGTACGACGATCCCGGGCTCCCGGAGGAGGACAGCGTCGGTCTGCCCGGCACCGAGGAGCAGGGCGTCGTCGGCGACGACGACGGCGTCCCCGACGACCGCCGCGTTCGCATCGCTGTCCCCCGGCTCCCCCGGATCTCGAACGCAACCGATCTCGAAGCGCTGGCGGCCGAACCGGGCGCCTCGGTCGTCTACGTCCCGGTCGATGGGGACGCGGGCGACGGCCGAACGGCCGATCCGCTCGACGGCGTCGACGCCGACGCGGTCGTGCTTCCGGGGACGAAGAACACGGTCGACGACCTCCTCGCACTGCGGGCGGCCGGCTTCGCCGACGCGCTCGCGGCCTTCGACGGCCCGATCGTCGGCGTCTGCGGCGGCTACCAGCTACTCGGCGAGCGGATCACCAACGCCGCGCTCGAGGGAACGGGCGACGACGACGTCGTCGAGGGGCTGGACCTGCTGCCGGTCGAAACCCGATTCGAGGGGGACAAGCGCCTCGAGCAGACGACGGTTCCCGTCGACGGGTCGGCGTCGCCGCTGCTCGCCGGCGCCGACGGGACCGCGTCGGGCTACGAGATCCACGCCGGGCGGACCCGAGCGCTCGCGGACGTGACCAGGCCGCTGGGCGAGTCGAGCGCGGCCCGCGGCGAGGTCCTCGGAACGTACCTGCACGGCCTCTTCGACAACGAGTCGGTCCGGACGGCGTTTCTCGATCACGTCGCGGCGACGGCGGGCGTCGATCGACCGTCGCAGGCGGACGCGGACGAGCCCTCGTCACCGGGGACGGCGGAAGCCGCCACCGCTACCATCACCGACACCGGACCCCCAGCCACGCCCGCCGACCGCGCGGCGCGCCTGGTCCGCGAGCACGTCGACCTGGCGGCGTTGGGCGAGCCGTTCGACCGAGTGCAGGAACAGTAG